From Bacteroides uniformis:
TTTTGCCACGCAATGGATGTTCGGGGAAGTAGTTTATATGGTCGGTGATAATCATCAGGTCGCCGATCGCAAAATCCGGATTTGTGCCGCCACTGGCATTGGAAACGAACAAGGTCTTGATACCCAGTTCGCGCATTACACGTACCGGGAAGGTTACTTCCTTCATGGAATAGCCCTCGTAAAAATGGAAACGTCCCTGCATCGCCATGATGTCTTTATGGCCCAGTTTGCCGAAGATAAGTTTTCCGCTGTGTCCCTCTACGGTAGAGACGGGGAAGTTGGGGATTTCTTCGTACCTTATCTCATACTTTTCAGTGATTTCACCGGCAAGACTGCCGAGGCCGGTACCGAGGATGATTGCTGTCTCAGGCTGGGTGTGCATCTTTCCCTTCAGAAAGGCTGCTGTTTCTTGAATGCGCTCTAACATAGCCAATAATGTTTTGGTTAAATATATATTGTTGATTTTGTAAAATTTCTATTTCTATCGGCAGCACGTAGATGTACGGCTTTAGTGTTTCGTCCAGTGCGGGATGGAGTTTCAGCCTTGCCGCATCTTTCTCCGTGGTGATTATCAGTCTTTTCCACTCTTCCAGGTGCAGGAATTGTTCCTTTATTTGCAATAAATCCTTGGGAGTAAAGTCATGATGGTCATCAAATGACAGCAATTTGACGTGTGGCGTGTAAGATTCCACTTCTTTCTGTAAGGGGGCGGGGGAGGCGATGCCTGTCACCAGCAGTACTTGCTCGTCTCTGGTGAGGGAGGAGAGCACTTTCCGGCTGTTCGTTTTCTCGGGAAATAGCGGTGTCAACATTCCATAGCGGAATCTGGAGAAATACAGTTGTTGGTATGGATAGAGGTGGAGCCGTTTAGCTATGATGTTGAAGTCTATCGGCTTGATATCATCCGGACATTTGGTGACGATGACCATCTGTGCCCGGTTTTTACCGCTTGAAGGTTCGCGGAGTCTTCCGGCAGGGAGCAAGGCATCATCGCACAGTAACCGGTGAAAATCAGTTAGTAGAATGTTCAGCCCAGCTTTTACATGGCGATGTTGGAAGGCATCGTCCAGGATGATGGCTTCTACAGTGGGATTTTCCAGTTTCAGCAGTTGCTCAATGCCGTGGCAACGGTTTTCGTCTACCGCTACCCGTGCATTGGGGAATTTATTTTTAATTTGATACGGCTCGTCACCTATTTGGCGTACATTGCTCTTGTCATCGGCCAATACATAGCCTCGGCTTTTACGCTTGTAACCCCGACTGAGGGTGGCTACATTTACTCCGTTTTTTTGTAATAGCTTTATCAGATATTCGGTATGTGGCGTCTTGCCAGTTCCGCCCACAGCAAGATTGCCCACGCATATTACTGGAACGTCAAAACTCTTTGACCGGAGCCAGCCCCAGTCAAAGAGTTTATTTCGCAAGCATACCCCTATCCCATAAAGCCATGATAGGGGATATAGCCAATGATATATCTTGATAAAGTTTTCCTCCATTTATTGAATATTCAGTTCAAAGGGTACACGTGCTTGTATACGGTCACATTTGTCAAAATTCTCCAGGACGCTGAACTGCTGGTATATCTCGCCCATTGTGCCTTTCAGCATACGTGCTTTGATGTAGTTACCCGGATTGGTGTTCATCAGACTTTCAAAGAAACTTTCCTTTTTCGGATAGCTCATCACGGTATAGGCATCTACTCCGGCCTTTGCAATGGCAATGTCCAAAGCTTTGTCCAAACCACCCAATTCGTCGACTAGTCCTAGTTCCTTGGCCTTGCTTCCGGTCCATACACGGCCTTGGGCAATTTTATCCAGGTCTTCCTTGCTGATGCCTCGGCCATCGGAGCAGCGGGTGAGGAAGAGGTCATATCCGTTGTTCACATACATTTGCATCAGCCCTTTTTCTCCGTCATTCATCGGGCGTGTCAGCATGCCGAAGTCTGCGTATTTATTGGTTTTCACTACATCAAAATTTACCCCGATTTTATCAGTCAGCCCCTTTGCGTTGGGGAACATGCCGAAGATGCCGATAGAACCCGTCAGTGTGGTAGGCTCGGCCACGATGGTGTCTGCATTACAAGAAATGTAGTAACCTCCTGAAGCTGCATAGTCACCCATGGAAACAATGACTGGTTTCTCTTTCTTCAATTCGCTGACGGCATACCATATCTGTTCTGAACCATAGGCGCTTCCGCCCGGTGAGTTTACGCGTAATACTACAGCTTTTACATCTTCGTCATCTTTCAGCTTGCGCAGGTCTTTAATCACCTTTTTAGAGTCGATGCCTTCTTCGCTGGAGGCAGAAGATGAACCACCGTCAATTTCTCCATAGGCATAGTATACGGCAATCACATTTCCACTTTTGTCTTTGGGAACATTCTTCTTTACGTTAATCATGTCCTGCAAACCAAGTACGGGCATGCGGTCGTCTTTGTCGATGCCTACCATCGCTTTCAGGTAGTTGCGTACATCATTCTTATATATTAATGTATCGACCAGTCCGCATTGCACACTTTCTTCTGCGGGATAGAACATCAACATGCGGTCGGCAATGGCGTTCAGTGAGTCTACAGATATTTTGCGTGATTCTGCAACATCATTGGTCACTTGTCCCCAGATGGAGGTCAGGTAAGCGTCGATTTGTTCACGGTTGGCAGGGCTCATTTCGGTAGAGATGAAAGGCTCTACAGCCGATTTGTAGGTACCTACTTTGAATATCTGCATTTCTACTCCGATTTTGGCCAGCAAATCCTTGAAGAACATGGGGGTAGCGGCCAAGCCCCTCCACTCGACCATACCTTGCGGGTTCAGCAACACCTTGTCGGCTATACTTGACAGATAATAAAGACCTTGGGAATAGCTGTCACCATAAGCCACGATGAATTTTCCCGATTCCTTGAAATCCTTCAATGCATTGCGTATTTCTTCGCGTGAAGCAAATCCTGCACCCAGCGAAGTCGCTTCTATATAGATACCTTTAATGTCGTCATTCTCTTTTGCTTTTTTGATAGAAGAGAGGATATCATCCAGGCCATAAGTCTTATAATTGTCTCCCATAAGGGCATCGAACGGATTGTCTTGGCTGCGTTCAGCCAGTGCACCATTCAAATCCAGCATCATAATGGAGTTTTTGCGTACTTGCGTTTCTGACTCCGAAGATGATACCATGCTGAAAACCACCAAAATACTGATGAAAACTAAAACAACGACTGATACGATGATGCCGGTAATGGTGGCAAACGTAAATTTCAGAAAATCTTTCATTGCACTTTATTGTTTTTAGTATGCTAACTTTTAAAAGCTAACAAAGATAAATAATTAGGTTGATATTTACCCTATCTGTCGCTGAGTTTTTCGGTTTGTCACAGTATTGTGGGAGATTTCATTCTCTTTTCTTTTATCTTTGGAGTATTTCATTTCGTTCTTTATGGATAGTTAGTTTCTAAAATGCCAGATATAATTGCTATCTCTTTACTTTCTGAGTCTGTTTCTCTAAAAACTAGTCTTTCCACAGCAATGTTCTTTTCTTACCACAGCTGTGGAAAGAAAGAAACGCGGGTGTGGTAAGAAAGAAACATATCTGTGGTGAGAAAAGTTGTTCAGTAGTTCTCGTTTAGTATCCGGGCTTTCCGGATGTAGCCTTTCGCAGGTTTATTGTCAGTTCTCTTTGGGCTCCTCAAGCGTGGTGCCGGCCGTTCAGTGGTCTATGTCAAGGGGTGAACTTAGTATATTCCGATGCGCGCGCGTATATATATAATGTGTCCCCTTCCTTCCTGCCTTTCTTTCCCTTTAAAAAACATGCTTTAAAACATATCTATCAATCAGCTAGTTATGAAAAAGTTCACGTAAACCCTCAAAAAAAGCTTGTATATATTTTGCAGATGTCCGTAAAAGCCCTACTTTTGCATCCGCTTTCGGGAACGAAGGCGGCGATGTTTTGACATTCTGACAGTAAAACGGAGCGGTAAGCTTCCATTTTTCTCTTCTTTGCCATAGGTTTCTTTCGGAACTTCGGCCTTGGAAAAGAAAAATGAAAAAAAACTTCCGAAACATTTGGAAGTTATGCTTTAAAGTCCTTACCTTTGCACCCGCTTTTGAAAACGAAAGCAGCGCGAGTTGACATTCTTTTTAAAGAAACGGTGCCTGGTCCTTCTTCCTTTTTCTTTTTGCCTCCCTTTCGACAAGAGAGACGACGAGGAAAGAGAAAAAAAGAAAAAATGAAAAAAACTTCCGAAAATATTTGGAAGATATGCTTTAAAGTTCTTACCTTTGCATCCGCTTTCTGAAAAGAACAGCAATCGTGAAACAAGCGATCTTTGAACAGATTTACATAAACAATACAAGTAGTACAAGAGCAGGTGCTTCGCAAATTAATAATTGGAAACTAATGATTAAGGCGCGTCGTACCTGGGTAAAACAAAAGAACCGTCAATACTTATTTTATATAGATAGGTAAAGATAGACTTTTTGAATTCGAGCGTCCTGAACAGATAATTAAGCTGTCGCACTTTAATTTTTAATATGCGCAGTCAAGATACTTTTACAATGAAGAGTTTGATCCTGGCTCAGGATGAACGCTAGCTACAGGCTTAACACATGCAAGTCGAGGGGCAGCATGAACTTAGCTTGCTAAGTTTGATGGCGACCGGCGCACGGGTGAGTAACACGTATCCAACCTGCCGATGACTCGGGGATAGCCTTTCGAAAGAAAGATTAATACCCGATGGCATAGTTCTTCCGCATGGTAGAACTATTAAAGAATTTCGGTCATCGATGGGGATGCGTTCCATTAGGTTGTTGGCGGGGTAACGGCCCACCAAGCCTTCGATGGATAGGGGTTCTGAGAGGAAGGTCCCCCACATTGGAACTGAGACACGGTCCAAACTCCTACGGGAGGCAGCAGTGAGGAATATTGGTCAATGGACGAGAGTCTGAACCAGCCAAGTAGCGTGAAGGATGACTGCCCTATGGGTTGTAAACTTCTTTTATACGGGAATAAAGTGAGGCACGTGTGCCTTTTTGTATGTACCGTATGAATAAGGATCGGCTAACTCCGTGCCAGCAGCCGCGGTAATACGGAGGATCCGAGCGTTATCCGGATTTATTGGGTTTAAAGGGAGCGTAGGCGGACGCTTAAGTCAGTTGTGAAAGTTTGCGGCTCAACCGTAAAATTGCAGTTGATACTGGGTGTCTTGAGTACAGTAGAGGCAGGCGGAATTCGTGGTGTAGCGGTGAAATGCTTAGATATCACGAAGAACTCCGATTGCGAAGGCAGCTTGCTGGACTGTAACTGACGCTGATGCTCGAAAGTGTGGGTATCAAACAGGATTAGATACCCTGGTAGTCCACACAGTAAACGATGAATACTCGCTGTTTGCGATATACAGTAAGCGGCCAAGCGAAAGCGTTAAGTATTCCACCTGGGGAGTACGCCGGCAACGGTGAAACTCAAAGGAATTGACGGGGGCCCGCACAAGCGGAGGAACATGTGGTTTAATTCGATGATACGCGAGGAACCTTACCCGGGCTTGAATTGCAACTGAATGATGTGGAGACATGTCAGCCGCAAGGCAGTTGTGAAGGTGCTGCATGGTTGTCGTCAGCTCGTGCCGTGAGGTGTCGGCTTAAGTGCCATAACGAGCGCAACCCTTATCGATAGTTACCATCAGGTTATGCTGGGGACTCTGTCGAGACTGCCGTCGTAAGATGTGAGGAAGGTGGGGATGACGTCAAATCAGCACGGCCCTTACGTCCGGGGCTACACACGTGTTACAATGGGGGGTACAGAAGGCAGCTACACGGCGACGTGATGCTAATCCCTAAAGCCTCTCTCAGTTCGGATTGGAGTCTGCAACCCGACTCCATGAAGCTGGATTCGCTAGTAATCGCGCATCAGCCACGGCGCGGTGAATACGTTCCCGGGCCTTGTACACACCGCCCGTCAAGCCATGAAAGCCGGGGGTACCTGAAGTGCGTAACCGCAAGGAGCGCCCTAGGGTAAAACTGGTGATTGGGGCTAAGTCGTAACAAGGTAGCCGTACCGGAAGGTGCGGCTGGAACACCTCCTTTCTGGAGTGACGTCTCGACTCGATCGTTGGTTCTTGAAGTTATGCTTCCATAAGAACCTCTTGTACTGCGCGTACTTGTTTATTAAAATATACGAGAAAAGTAGAAGCCGAGCCGTAAGGCGAGGGTTTGACTGACAGTCCTATAGCTCAGTTGGTTAGAGCGCTACACTGATAATGTAGAGGTCGGCAGTTCAACTCTGCCTGGGACTACTTCAAAGTTGAAAACTGAAAATTGAGAAATGAAAATCGGGAACTCTCCGGATTTTCCACTTTCCACTTTCCGTTTTCCACTTATAAGAAGGGGGATTAGCTCAGCTGGCTAGAGCACCTGCTTTGCACGCAGGGGGTCAACGGTTCGAATCCGTTATTCTCCACTCCGTTTTGATTATTGTTTTATAATTGAAACACCGTTCTTTGACATGATGTGACCAAAAAAAAGTAAAGTTAAAAGCTGAAAGTATATATCGACCATACGTGATCGGTAAGACAAAAAGTAAGTAAGGGCACATGGCGGATGCCTTGGCTCTCGGAGGCGATGAAGGACGTGATAAGCTGCGATAAGCTGCGGGTAGGTGCAAATGACCTTTGATCCGCGGATTTCCGAATGGGACAACCCGGTACTTTGAAGAAGTATCATCCTGCATTGCAGGAGGCTAACGCAGGGAACTGAAACATCTTAGTACCTGCAGGAAAAGAAAATAAACAATGATTCCCCCAGTAGTGGCGAGCGAACGGGGAATAGCCCAAACCATCCATGTTACGGCATGGGTGGGGTTGTAGGACCACGCCGTGGCAAGAAAGTTGGTGAGCAGAATGTTCTGGAAAGTACAGCCATAGAGCATGAGAGCTGCGTATGCGAAGCCAAGCGAAGCCTAGTGGTATCCTGAGTAGCGCGGAGCACGAGGAATTCTGCGTGAATCTGCCGGGACCATCCGGTAAGGCTAAATACTCCCGAGAGACCGATAGTGAACCAGTACTGTGAAGGAAAGGTGAAAAGCACTTCGAACAGAAGAGTGAAATAGTTCCTGAAACCATGTGCCTACAAGCGGTCGGAGCACCTTCTGGTGTGACGGCGTGCCTTTTGCATAATGAACCTACGAGTTACTTTTTCCGGCGAGGTTAAGGATTTCAGATCTGCAGCCGAAGCGAAAGCGAGTCTGAACAGGGCGTATAGTCGGAAGGAGTAGACGCGAAACCAAGTGATCTACCCTTGGGCAGGTTGAAGGATGGGTAACACCATCTGGAGGACCGAACCAATAAGCGTTGAAAAGCTTCTGGATGACCTGAGGGTGGGGGTGAAAGGCTAATCAAACTTGGAGATAGCTCGTACTCCCCGAAATGCATTTAGGTGCAGCCTTGACTTATACTGGCATGAGGTAGAGCGACTGATAAGATGCGAGGGCTTCACCGCCTATCAAGTCTTGACAAACTCCGAATGCGTGTCAGTTCTATGTCAGGAGTGAGGGCATGGGTGCTAAGGTCCATGTCCTAAAGGAGAACAATCCGGACCAACAGCTAAGGTCCCGAAATGAATACTAAGTTGAACTAACGAAGTCAGATTGCTAAGACAGCTAGGATGTTGGCTTGGAAGCAGCCATTCATTTAAAGAGTGCGTAACAGCTCACTAGTCGAGGAGTTTGGCGTGGATAATAATCGGGCATAAGTATTCTACCGAAGCTTTGGGATGAGAAATCATCGGTAGGGGAGCATTCCACTCGGCGTCGAAGGTGAAGCGCGAGCTTTGCTGGAGCGTGTGGAAAAGCAAATGTAGGTATAAGTAACGATAAAGGGGGTGGGAAACCCCCTCGCCGAAAGACTAAGGTTTCCTGATCAACGCTAATCGGATCAGGGTAAGTCGGGTCCTAAGGCTCAGCCGAACGGCGAGGCCGATGGCAGAACCGGTTAATATTCCGGTACTACCTGTGGGAGTGACGTGGAGACGGAGTCGTGACAGCGCCGCGGACTGACGGAATAGTCCGTTGAAGGGTGTAGATGCTGATTGTTCCAGGCAAATCCGGAGCAAGAGTCGAACCTGATAGTATGGAGCGTTCTTAGAACAATCCAATAGTGCGTGTAATCATACTTCCAAGAAAATCCGCTAAACTTAATCCTGCAGGTACCCGTACCGCAAACGGACACACGTAGTCGGGTTGAATATACTAAGGCGCTTGAGTGATTCACGGTTAAGGAACTAGGCAAACTGACCCTGTAACTTCGGGATAAAGGGTCCTCGCTTAACGGCGAGGCGCAGAGAATAGGTCCAGGCAACTGTTTAACAAAAACACAGGGCTGTGCAAAATTGAAAGATGAAGTATACAGCCTGACACCTGCCCGGTGCTGGAAGGTTAAGAGGAGATGTCATCGCAAGAGAAGCATTGAATTGAAGCCCCAGTAAACGGCGGCCGTAACTATAACGGTCCTAAGGTAGCGAAATTCCTTGTCGGGTAAGTTCCGACCTGCACGAATGGTGTAATGATCTGGACGCTGTCTCAACCGTGAGCTCAGTGAAATTGTAGTATCGGTGAAGATGCCGATTACCCGCGATGGGACGAAAAGACCCCGTGAACCTTTACTATAGCTTAACATTGAATTTGGGTAATTGATGTGTAGGATAGGCCGGAGGCTTCGAAGCGGGCACGCCAGTGTCCGTGGAGCCGCTGTTGAAATACGGCCCTTTGATTATTTGAGTTCTAACCCGTTGTTGCGGGGACACTGTTTGGTGGGTAGTTTGACTGGGGTGGTCGCCTCCAAAAGTGTAACGGAGGCTTCTAAAGGTGCCCTCACGACGATTGGTAACCGTCGGCAGAGTGTAATGGCATAAGGGCGCTTGACTGGGAGACTTACAAGTCGATCAGGTAGGAAACTAGAGCATAGTGATCCGGTGTTTCTGTATGGAAAGGACATCGCTCAAAGGATAAAAGGTACTCCGGGGATAACAGGCTGATCCCTCCCAAGAGCTCATATCGACGGAGGGGTTTGGCACCTCGATGTCGGCTCGTCACATCCTGGGGCTGGAGAAGGTCCCAAGGGTTGGGCTGTTCGCCCATTAAAGTGGCACGCGAGCTGGGTTCAGAACGTCGTGAGACAGTTCGGTCTCTATCTATCGTGGGCGCATGAAATTTGCGTGGCTCTGACACTAGTACGAGAGGACCGTGTTGGACTGACCTCTGGTTTACCGGTTGTGCCGCCAGGTGCATTGCCGGGTATCTAAGTCGGGATTGGATAAGTGCTGAAAGCATCTAAGTACGAAGCCAGCCACAAGATTAGATTTCTCAGGGTCGTTGTAGACTACGACGTTGATAGGATGCAGGTGTACAGGCAGCGATGTCATAGCCGAGCATTACTAATTGCCCGTCCACTTTTTGCCTTCCGTGTATGGAGGTATATACGTTCAGCAATGTATGGACACTTTACTTTTTTCTCATCATGTCTGCCTTATTCAGGTGACTACAGCACCGGGGTTCCACCTCTTCCCATTCCGAACAGAGAAGTTAAGCCCGGTCACGCCGATGGTACTGCGTAACAGTGGGAGAGTAGGTAGTCGCCGTTTTCAGAAGAAGCCTCCGTGTCTGATAAGGATACGGAGGCTTTGTTCGTTTTTGGCGGTCTCATAAACTTTTCTTATATTTGCGCCGAACTAATTTTATATCAACGTTTAAAGCAAATTGAAAGTATGAAGACTAAAGTTTTATTGGCTGCCGTTGCGGTAGCGTTTTCTTTCGCAGTGACATCTTGTGGCAACAAAAAGGCTGCAGATTCTAATGCAACTGAGGCAGATTCTTGCTGTGCTGCAAAAACAGAACAAGTATGTGACTCTGCAAAGGCATGTTGCCAGGCTGCTGATTCAGCAGCGTGTCCTAAGGCTGCATGTGATGGTGCCAAGTGTGACAAACCTTGTGAGAAGAAGTAATTCAGAACTTGTATTGAACTGAAGAATAAGGAAAGGCGTACCTTGAGGTACGCCTTTTTTTGTGATATATTTCAGCGATAAATGAATACAAACTTATAAAATGATATTTTTTATCGGAAAAAAGTAACGAATTTGTTTGTGTGGTACGAAATAATATCTACCTTTGCAACGTCAAAACAAAAAAGAAGATGATTCAGAACTTTACATATATTCTACTGTGTGGTATTATTATTCTACTGGCAAAGTTTAGTGGAAGTGAGTGCTGTGCGTGAATATATATGTAAGATGCAA
This genomic window contains:
- the lpxK gene encoding tetraacyldisaccharide 4'-kinase: MEENFIKIYHWLYPLSWLYGIGVCLRNKLFDWGWLRSKSFDVPVICVGNLAVGGTGKTPHTEYLIKLLQKNGVNVATLSRGYKRKSRGYVLADDKSNVRQIGDEPYQIKNKFPNARVAVDENRCHGIEQLLKLENPTVEAIILDDAFQHRHVKAGLNILLTDFHRLLCDDALLPAGRLREPSSGKNRAQMVIVTKCPDDIKPIDFNIIAKRLHLYPYQQLYFSRFRYGMLTPLFPEKTNSRKVLSSLTRDEQVLLVTGIASPAPLQKEVESYTPHVKLLSFDDHHDFTPKDLLQIKEQFLHLEEWKRLIITTEKDAARLKLHPALDETLKPYIYVLPIEIEILQNQQYIFNQNIIGYVRAHSRNSSLSEGKDAHPA
- the sppA gene encoding signal peptide peptidase SppA, encoding MKDFLKFTFATITGIIVSVVVLVFISILVVFSMVSSSESETQVRKNSIMMLDLNGALAERSQDNPFDALMGDNYKTYGLDDILSSIKKAKENDDIKGIYIEATSLGAGFASREEIRNALKDFKESGKFIVAYGDSYSQGLYYLSSIADKVLLNPQGMVEWRGLAATPMFFKDLLAKIGVEMQIFKVGTYKSAVEPFISTEMSPANREQIDAYLTSIWGQVTNDVAESRKISVDSLNAIADRMLMFYPAEESVQCGLVDTLIYKNDVRNYLKAMVGIDKDDRMPVLGLQDMINVKKNVPKDKSGNVIAVYYAYGEIDGGSSSASSEEGIDSKKVIKDLRKLKDDEDVKAVVLRVNSPGGSAYGSEQIWYAVSELKKEKPVIVSMGDYAASGGYYISCNADTIVAEPTTLTGSIGIFGMFPNAKGLTDKIGVNFDVVKTNKYADFGMLTRPMNDGEKGLMQMYVNNGYDLFLTRCSDGRGISKEDLDKIAQGRVWTGSKAKELGLVDELGGLDKALDIAIAKAGVDAYTVMSYPKKESFFESLMNTNPGNYIKARMLKGTMGEIYQQFSVLENFDKCDRIQARVPFELNIQ
- a CDS encoding purine-nucleoside phosphorylase, with amino-acid sequence MLERIQETAAFLKGKMHTQPETAIILGTGLGSLAGEITEKYEIRYEEIPNFPVSTVEGHSGKLIFGKLGHKDIMAMQGRFHFYEGYSMKEVTFPVRVMRELGIKTLFVSNASGGTNPDFAIGDLMIITDHINYFPEHPLRGKNIPYGPRFPDMSEAYDKELIRKADAIAAEKGIKVQHGVYIGTQGPTFETPAEYKMFHILGADAVGMSTVPEVIVANHCGIKVFGVSVITDLGVEGKIVEVSHEEVQKAADEAQPRMTEIMRELINRA